From a single Phragmites australis chromosome 7, lpPhrAust1.1, whole genome shotgun sequence genomic region:
- the LOC133924182 gene encoding photosystem I subunit O-like — MAAAASTVSGLAGAALAGRPAFSTSFTRGGRVSARNPLMARNLERNGRITCMAFPRDWLRRDLSVIGFGLIGWIGPSSVPAINGNSLTGLFFSSIGQELAHFPTPPAVDSQFWLWLVTWHLGLFIVLTFGQIGFKGRTEDYFEK; from the exons atggccgccgccgcctccaccgtctctggcctcgccggcgccgcgctggccggccggccggccttcTCCACCA GTTTCACGAGGGGCGGTCGGGTGTCGGCGAGGAACCCCCTGATGGCGAGGAACCTGGAGAGGAACGGCAGGATCACCTGCATGGC GTTCCCCCGGGACTGGCTGCGGAGGGACCTGAGCGTGATCGGGTTCGGCCTCATCGGGTGGATCGGGCCGTCCAGCGTCCCGGCGATCAACGGCAACAGCCTGACGGGGCTCTTCTTCTCCAGCATCGGCCAGGAGCTCGCTCACTTTCCCACGCCCCCCGCTGTCGACTCCCAGTTCTG GCTGTGGCTGGTGACCTGGCACCTGGGGCTGTTCATCGTGCTCACCTTCGGTCAGATCGGTTTCAAGGGCAGGACCGAGGACTACTTCGAGAAGTGA
- the LOC133924180 gene encoding putative pentatricopeptide repeat-containing protein At5g37570, with the protein MNPTAGLPSPPVATLIGRCRTARCLSQVHAHIVRLGLHNDQALLARFATAGRPSLPVGTILGRCRTARCLAQIHARIVRLGLHNHQALLARFTTAAARTSPPIATLLGRCRAARCLAQLHARIIRLGLHNHHALLARFAAACDTLASPSVAASVLAALPDSHPAPLDLRNSVLASLSRHAPLHAALAEFNLLRHAARPDSFSFPSLLRACARVSCLPAGAALHAAAIRLGVDSDLFVRTALIQFYGRCGAASAARSLFDLIDIPSEVSWTAIIVAYVNTGDIVAARVLFDRMPHRNVVHWNAMVDGYVKCGDLEGARRLFDEMPERTAIAYTSLIGGYAKAGNMEAAGLLFDKLEDRDVFSWSVMISGYAQNGYPGEALKIFNEFQEQGIHPDELVIVGLMSACSQIGNIMLTRWIEDYIAKYSIDMNNAHVLAGLVNMYAKCGNLERATVLFESMPVRDVFSYCSMMQGHCLHGSANKAVELFSDMLLEGLCPDSAVFTVVLTACSHAGLVEEGKKYFDMMKNAYLIVPSGDHYACLVSLLGRCGMLKAAYELIKLMPGKPHPGAWGALLSGCKLQCDIELGKIAAKKLFEIEPDNAGNYVSLSNIYANIDRWGDVSEIRAEMTEKGITKIVGRTLVLQ; encoded by the coding sequence aTGAACCCCACCGCCGGCTTGCCATCCCCTCCGGTCGCCACCCTCATCGGCCGCTGCCGCACCGCGCGCTGCCTCTCCCAGGTCCACGCCCACATCGTCCGCCTCGGCCTTCACAACGACCAAGCCCTCCTCGCCCGCTTCGCCACCGCCGGCCGGCCATCCCTTCCAGTCGGTACTATCCTCGGCCGCTGCCGCACCGCGCGCTGCCTCGCCCAGATCCACGCCCGCATCGTCCGCCTCGGCCTCCATAACCACCAGGCCCTCCTCGCCCGCTTCACCACCGCCGCTGCCCGGACATCCCCTCCGATCGCCACCCTCCTCGGCCGCTGCCGCGCCGCGCGCTGCCTTGCCCAGCTCCATGCCCGCATCATCCGCCTCGGCCTCCACAACCACCACGCCCTCCTCGCTCGCTTCGCCGCCGCCTGCGACACCCTCGCCTCCCCTTCCGTCGCCGCCTCCGTCCTTGCCGCGCTCCCCGACTCCCACCCCGCCCCGCTCGACCTCCGCAACTCTGTGCTCGCATCCCTCTCCCGCCACGCTCCGCTCCACGCCGCACTCGCGGAGTTCAACCTCCTCCGACACGCCGCGCGCCCCGACTCCTTCTCATTCCCTTCCCTCCTCCGCGCGTGCGCTCGCGTCTCCTGCCTCCCGGCGGGAGCCGCCCTGCACGCCGCCGCCATCCGCCTCGGTGTTGACAGCGACCTCTTCGTCCGCACGGCGCTCATCCAGTTCTACGGGAGGTGTGGCGCCGCCAGCGCGGCCCGATCGCTGTTTGATTTAATTGACATCCCCAGTGAGGTTTCCTGGACCGCCATCATTGTGGCGTATGTCAACACTGGTGACATTGTGGCCGCCAGAGTGCTGTTCGATCGAATGCCTCACCGGAACGTGGTGCACTGGAATGCGATGGTTGATGGGTATGTGAAGTGTGGGGACTTGGAGGGCGCAAGGAGGCTGTTTGATGAAATGCCTGAGAGAACGGCCATAGCATACACATCGTTGATTGGTGGGTATGCAAAGGCAGGGAACATGGAAGCCGCAGGGTTGTTGTTTGATAAGTTAGAGGACCGGGATGTGTTCTCATGGTCAGTGATGATATCAGGTTATGCGCAGAATGGTTACCCTGGAGAGGCTTTGAAGATTTTTAATGAGTTCCAAGAGCAAGGCATACACCCAGACGAGCTTGTTATTGTTGGTCTGATGTCAGCATGCTCCCAAATAGGTAATATCATGTTGACAAgatggattgaagattacaTCGCAAAGTACTCGATAGATATGAACAATGCCCATGTGTTGGCTGGCCTTGTAAACATGTACGCTAAGTGCGGGAACTTGGAGAGGGCTACTGTTTTGTTTGAGTCTATGCCAGTTCGAGATGTgttttcatattgttcaatGATGCAAGGTCATTGCCTCCATGGTTCAGCTAACAAGGCTGTTGAGCTTTTCTCTGATATGCTTTTGGAGGGCCTCTGCCCTGATAGTGCTGTGTTCACAGTTGTTTTGACAGCTTGCAGTCATGCTGGCCTAGTAGAAGAAGGGAAGAAGTACTTTGACATGATGAAGAATGCGTACTTGATCGTGCCATCTGGGGACCACTACGCTTGCCTTGTCAGTCTTCTCGGACGTTGTGGGATGCTAAAAGCTGCATATGAGCTTATCAAGTTAATGCCCGGGAAACCTCATCCTGGGGCATGGGGTGCACTGTTGAGTGGATGCAAGCTTCAATGTGATATTGAGCTAGGAAAAATCGCAGCAAAGAAGCTTTTTGAAATTGAACCGGATAATGCTGGAAATTATGTCTCCCTATCAAATATTTATGCTAACATTGACAGGTGGGGAGATGTTTCTGAAATTAGGGCTGAAATGACTGAAAAGGGGATAACGAAAATAGTAGGCCGTACCCTGGTTTTGCAGTGA